A single region of the Cyclopterus lumpus isolate fCycLum1 chromosome 16, fCycLum1.pri, whole genome shotgun sequence genome encodes:
- the skap2 gene encoding src kinase-associated phosphoprotein 2 isoform X1, whose amino-acid sequence MTMRAIPEEFTTLLSDLEYFLCDGLKGEHLSKKAKEKKDAFIKRIKEVKLGFPHDFKDKSGDDSDDDEEVDSNNDGGSLQSERADKDEEAFEGAHQSPPVAAQDLTSVFKAGYLEKRRKDHSFFGTEWQKRWCALSHHTFYYYGNEKADKQQKGEFSIDGYTVKMNSTLRKDSKRDCCFEITAPDKRVYQFCASSLREAEEWVKQIDFVLRDMTGIIPEDEEEDQEVYDDVGPIEDVVESELIDEDIYEELPEEDTPTPAKPPPKLEPASKPASPASVDKSTDYPNFYQGLWDCAGDHPDELSFKRGDAIYILSKEYQGFGWWVGEKNGTIGIVPKDFLLELYAL is encoded by the exons ATGACGATGCGTGCGATTCCCGAGGAATTCACGACGCTACTTTCAG ACCTAGAATATTTTCTCTGTGATGGATTAAAAGGGGAACATCTAAGCAAGAAGGCAAAAGAGAAGAAGGATGCCTTCATCAAGCGGATTAAAGAGGTCAAGTTGGG TTTCCCACACGATTTCAAGGACAAAA GTGGAGATGACTCCGATGATGACGAGGAAGTGGACAGCAACAACGATGGAGGGTCGCTGCAGTCGGAGCGCGCAGACAAGGATGAAGAGGCGTTTGAAG GTGCTCATCAGTCCCCACCTGTGGCGGCTCAGGACCTGACGTCTGTCTTTAAAGCGGGATACCTTGAGAAGCGTAGAAAGG ATCACAGTTTTTTTGGCACAGAGTGGCAGAAGAGATGGTGCGCTCTAAGTCATCATACCTTCTACTATTATGGCAACGAAAAAG CAGACAAGCAGCAGAAGGGGGAGTTCAGTATCGATGGGTACACTGTCAAAATGAACAGCACCTTACGAAAAGACTCCAAGAGAGACTGCTGCTTTGAAATAACGGCTCCAGACAAGCGAGTCTATCAG TTCTGTGCGTCATCGCTGAGAGAGGCGGAGGAATGGGTGAAACAGATAGACTTTGTCTTGAGAG ATATGACGGGCATCATCccagaagatgaagaggaggaccaGGAAGTGTACGACGATGTTGGACCCATAGAAGATGTAGTTGAGTCTGAGCTGATCGACGAAGACATCTATGAAGAGCTCCCAG AGGAGGACACGCCCACTCCAGCAAAGCCTCCTCCAAAGTTGGAGCCAGCCAGCAAACCTGCTTCTCCTGCTTCAG TTGATAAAAGCACAGACTACCCCAACTTCTACCAGGGCCTATGGGACTGTGCAGGGGACCACCCAGATGAGTTGTCCTTCAAGCGTGGAGATGCCATCTACATACTGAGCAAG GAGTACCAGGGCTTTGGCTGGTGGGTCGGAGAGAAGAATGGAACGATAGGAATCGTCCCCAAAGACTTCCTGCTGGAGCTGTACGCGCTTTAG
- the skap2 gene encoding src kinase-associated phosphoprotein 2 isoform X2 has protein sequence MTMRAIPEEFTTLLSDLEYFLCDGLKGEHLSKKAKEKKDAFIKRIKEVKLGFPHDFKDKSGDDSDDDEEVDSNNDGGSLQSERADKDEEAFEGAHQSPPVAAQDLTSVFKAGYLEKRRKDHSFFGTEWQKRWCALSHHTFYYYGNEKDKQQKGEFSIDGYTVKMNSTLRKDSKRDCCFEITAPDKRVYQFCASSLREAEEWVKQIDFVLRDMTGIIPEDEEEDQEVYDDVGPIEDVVESELIDEDIYEELPEEDTPTPAKPPPKLEPASKPASPASVDKSTDYPNFYQGLWDCAGDHPDELSFKRGDAIYILSKEYQGFGWWVGEKNGTIGIVPKDFLLELYAL, from the exons ATGACGATGCGTGCGATTCCCGAGGAATTCACGACGCTACTTTCAG ACCTAGAATATTTTCTCTGTGATGGATTAAAAGGGGAACATCTAAGCAAGAAGGCAAAAGAGAAGAAGGATGCCTTCATCAAGCGGATTAAAGAGGTCAAGTTGGG TTTCCCACACGATTTCAAGGACAAAA GTGGAGATGACTCCGATGATGACGAGGAAGTGGACAGCAACAACGATGGAGGGTCGCTGCAGTCGGAGCGCGCAGACAAGGATGAAGAGGCGTTTGAAG GTGCTCATCAGTCCCCACCTGTGGCGGCTCAGGACCTGACGTCTGTCTTTAAAGCGGGATACCTTGAGAAGCGTAGAAAGG ATCACAGTTTTTTTGGCACAGAGTGGCAGAAGAGATGGTGCGCTCTAAGTCATCATACCTTCTACTATTATGGCAACGAAAAAG ACAAGCAGCAGAAGGGGGAGTTCAGTATCGATGGGTACACTGTCAAAATGAACAGCACCTTACGAAAAGACTCCAAGAGAGACTGCTGCTTTGAAATAACGGCTCCAGACAAGCGAGTCTATCAG TTCTGTGCGTCATCGCTGAGAGAGGCGGAGGAATGGGTGAAACAGATAGACTTTGTCTTGAGAG ATATGACGGGCATCATCccagaagatgaagaggaggaccaGGAAGTGTACGACGATGTTGGACCCATAGAAGATGTAGTTGAGTCTGAGCTGATCGACGAAGACATCTATGAAGAGCTCCCAG AGGAGGACACGCCCACTCCAGCAAAGCCTCCTCCAAAGTTGGAGCCAGCCAGCAAACCTGCTTCTCCTGCTTCAG TTGATAAAAGCACAGACTACCCCAACTTCTACCAGGGCCTATGGGACTGTGCAGGGGACCACCCAGATGAGTTGTCCTTCAAGCGTGGAGATGCCATCTACATACTGAGCAAG GAGTACCAGGGCTTTGGCTGGTGGGTCGGAGAGAAGAATGGAACGATAGGAATCGTCCCCAAAGACTTCCTGCTGGAGCTGTACGCGCTTTAG